The Leishmania braziliensis MHOM/BR/75/M2904 complete genome, chromosome 28 region TCCATCAGCTGCCAGCATAACAAGCGGCAACGATCCCGACGCCCCAGTGACTCTCGATGCCGTCTCCACCGCTCGTGCGCACTTCTCGCGCTCCATTTGTGGTGCGTCGGTTAGCAAGGCGGTTTCTCAGATCGCACCGCAGCAACTTCAACACCGACGCCGCCAGCCCTTTGCCGCCGACGCTTCTTTTCGAAGCAGGCGGCAGGAGGGCTTTCTCAAGTCGCTAGGCAACAGCCTGAAGCCCGTCAaacggcgtcgtcgtcacaacaacagcagcagcagcagctcttcttcctccagcagcagcagccgtggtgagagtcggcgcagcgcggcttCGCTGGTGAACAGCGGTGTGACGGCGGTCTGCGGTCTTGGCGCGGGTGCTGGTGGCGTTCGGCAGGATGCGGGGACGTCTGCTGCCAACCCCGGCGTTACTGCCGCTGATAGAGACCTATCCGGCACTACGTTGAGCGGTGGCGCCACTGTGCCCGGCGGAGAGTCGAATCTACCGCCACCACAGGGACATCGACGCCGCGTCAGCGGCAACAACGGGGGcaagccgccgctgcaggtcCACGACCTCGTGAAGAGGGAGGGCCAGCGGGTGCGACTGCGGTGGATTTACAGCGacgttcagcagcgccgctcgtCCTCATCGTTGTCATCTTCATCCCCTTCGAGCCGTCACTCTTCCAGCTCGCCGCAGGGACGCGGAAAGAGGAGCCCTAAGTACGTcccaggcggcggcgacgggaCCGCTGAAGATAAAGGTTCACTGGCTGCATCTGGCGCAGGTCAGCCTCCTGACCCCCTCGAGGGGGAGTGGAGTGGAACACCTCAGCATCTGTCCAGCGTAAGTCACACTCTCATGCCATTGTtgtcgttgtcctccttgtcctcctcgtcatcttCCGACGGTAATtcgcgtcgtcgccgcacTCGAAGCAAGAGGCGGTGGGAACGGCAGTGTTGGGCGCAGTTGGCTGccacgccgctgtcgctgtgcaCCATCTTGACGAAGTTCGAACCTTGCGTGACATCGGTGTGGAAGGAGAACCAAGTGATACAGCCGTACCGGGGCGAGTCCaacgcgagcagcagcaggtccAGCTCGTCCTCCAAAAAGCGCTCGTCctcgtcttcgtcgtcgtcatcgtcatcatcCTCCCCTTCGCACTCGCGGGACTGCAACGAGCTCACGTGCGAGTATCAAGATTTTGTGGTGAACAGCCAGTACCTCGCTGGTAACTACGCTGACCGCCGGCACGTGGCTGAGATGACCAGCGTGGCCGGTAGCTCCAGGTCTTCGGATGCGGGCCTCAAAATTCACTCGCTGTACTTGTCCTTCTCATCAAAGGCGCACTCTGAAAGTGGCACCCACAGCTgtcgtggcagcggcagccgtaCACAAAGcgactcctcctcttctcacggtagcagctgcagctctaGTCGGCGcaaccgcggcagcagccgtagcagtcgcagccacagcagccggAGCAGTCGGAGCAGCTCACGCAGCTCCTTAAacgtgcgccaccgccgccaccatcacaGCCGCGGCAAGGGCGGCATCATCAGTGGCGAGGGTGACATTCGAAGCTACCGTAAGGTTCTCGCGCGACAGCAGTGCCGAAACAACCCTGCCTTCTTGAACGCATATTTCC contains the following coding sequences:
- a CDS encoding putative cyclin dependent kinase-binding protein, which translates into the protein MGVQRATAFLSAISPTELHPHPLRGTARSSAQNDSGSNSSSHSDSLGGSFNNIETKEEGAVLDGMSRALGPGTGSSGVLRNFAIHVPNTGGLVAPANIRVGSLASAATQSTSAPSAASITSGNDPDAPVTLDAVSTARAHFSRSICGASVSKAVSQIAPQQLQHRRRQPFAADASFRSRRQEGFLKSLGNSLKPVKRRRRHNNSSSSSSSSSSSSSRGESRRSAASLVNSGVTAVCGLGAGAGGVRQDAGTSAANPGVTAADRDLSGTTLSGGATVPGGESNLPPPQGHRRRVSGNNGGKPPLQVHDLVKREGQRVRLRWIYSDVQQRRSSSSLSSSSPSSRHSSSSPQGRGKRSPKYVPGGGDGTAEDKGSLAASGAGQPPDPLEGEWSGTPQHLSSVSHTLMPLLSLSSLSSSSSSDGNSRRRRTRSKRRWERQCWAQLAATPLSLCTILTKFEPCVTSVWKENQVIQPYRGESNASSSRSSSSSKKRSSSSSSSSSSSSSPSHSRDCNELTCEYQDFVVNSQYLAGNYADRRHVAEMTSVAGSSRSSDAGLKIHSLYLSFSSKAHSESGTHSCRGSGSRTQSDSSSSHGSSCSSSRRNRGSSRSSRSHSSRSSRSSSRSSLNVRHRRHHHSRGKGGIISGEGDIRSYRKVLARQQCRNNPAFLNAYFLDTGNITGGERRRKMISLPSYRVSMISFVDKKILKKDLNHNFYIQHPGLEVRDIKLTHLRKIKHELLVYALEDNSLLDLTTTAYAYWYFERLVVQGMVGKHNRKEIMAACVLLAIKFLETGDLMKKIAYFKNRWRRFHNVSGVHVGNVNAMLGGGGAKGVEEDDEEVVHVDWKKVEEQEFPVYVGLDFTLLPGGDGQVIKTHIERLLQLINVTSQEYYSKKFVSPAYLNHYNCYSNLYY